DNA sequence from the Pedobacter schmidteae genome:
AGGTCTATCACTTCAATTCCCAGTCCCTGCAAGGTTCCGATAACGAGGTTGTTTACCATTTCGCCTGAAATCCGCGCATCGCGGCCAAGAACAATCTTTTTAATGTTGGTTCTGCTGATTACCCAGGAGCCATAAGCTGCTGTAAATTTTACAATGTCGATGGGGGTTAGTCCGTTGCCGGCAACGCCGCCAATAGTCCCCCTGATGCCGGAGATAGATTTTATTAGTGTCAATTTGTTGAGTTTTCACCAAAAATAAGAAAAATTCAGGTAACCAATTATTTAACTTATATCATTATTATAACAAATGCAGTTAAATTGCATTTGCTGTACAAATAATCTTACCTGTTGCAGACCAAAACACTATATTTGTATCTTTCAAAATGTTTCAATATGCAGCGTAAATGGTTTCAATACTGGTTTAATTCCCCTTATTATCATATACTTTACAGTCAACGTAATGATGCCGAGGCCGAATTTTTAATTGACAATTTATCGGCTTATTTAAAACCTGCACTGGAATCAAGAATTCTGGATATTGCCTGTGGACGCGGACGTCATGCCATTTATCTGAACAAAAAGGGATATGATGTAACTGGCATCGACCTTTCAGAGCAGAGCATTAAGTATGCTCAGCAATTTGAACAAAAGCACCTGCACTTTTTTGTACACGATATGCGCAAATTGTGTTTTATCAATTACTTTGACATTGCTTTGAACCTGTTTACCAGTTTTGGATATTTTGAAACAGAAAAAGACCATGTAAATGCATTGAAGTCTTTTAGAAAGAGTTTAAAGCCCGATGGGACTTTGGTGATAGACTATTTCAACACCCAAAAAATCATTAAAAACCTGGCGCATAAGGAAATAAAAACAGTTGAAGGGATAGAGTTTCACCTGAGTAAGTTTGTAGCAAACGGAAAAATCATTAAACACATCAACTTTGAGCACCGCGATAAGCCTTTTGCTTTTGAAGAACGTGTGCAAGCTTTTGAACTGGCCGATTTTGAAAGAATGTTTGCCAAAAGTGGTTTGCAGATTACAGCCACCTTTGGAAGTTATGGCCTGGAGGAATTTGATGAGACGAAATCAGACCGTTTGATTTTAATCTGTAAAAAAGTATGATAGAGAGCTTACAGCAATTTGATGTCGAGCTTTTTTTAAAGATCCATCGGGGAATGGCCAATCCATTTTTCGACTGGCTCCTGCCCTTGATGCGCAACCGGTATTTCTGGGCACCACTTTATTTGTTTATCCTGATTTTTTGTATGATTGAATACAAAAAAAAAGGGGCATACATTATTGGTATGTTGCTGGCTACTTTTGCTATGGGCGATATCATTGCCTCGCGCCTGATTAAGCCACTTGTAGGGCGGATCAGGCCATGTAATGAAGTAAGCCTTGCCGATCTGATTATCCACAGGGTACCTTGTGGCAGCGGACAGAGTTTCCCATCGGCACATGCCACCAATCATTTTGCCATTGCCATATTCCTGATTTTTGTTTTTTACGATAAATGGAAGCCTATTTTGCCTATAGGCCTGGCCTGGGCTTTTATCATTTCTTTTTCGCAGATCTACGTTGGGGTACATTACCCTATCGATACCATGGTAGGCGCTGTGCTGGGCACAACAATAGGCATTTTTACTGCATCAATTTATAGAAAAATACAACCGCAATTATAATGGAAATCTGGAAACTGGTCATTTTATTTTTCAGCGCCTTTTTAGGAGGTACAGCAATATTTTTAGTGAAGAGCGACAAGTCGCAATTGCTAAAACTAATCCTTTCCTTTAGCGGTGCCTATTTATTTTCGATTACAGTATTGCACCTGATACCGGAGGCTTACAGTGGTGCCGACCATGAAAGTATTGGTGTATTTATCTTAATTGGTTTTTTACTACAGGTATTACTGGAGCAATTTTCGGAAGGTGTGGAGCATGGACACATTCATAAGCACAATGATAGCAAGGCTTTTCCATATGGTATTATGATCAGTTTATGCCTGCATGCTTTTCTGGAAGGGATGCCTTTGGCAAAAGATCAGCACAATGCTTTGATTTATGGCATAGCCCTGCATCACATACCGGCAGCGTTTGCACTGGCCAGCATTCTGCTTCAAAGTCATTTTAACCGCAATAGCGTCATATTTTACATCAGTATTTTTGCCATTATGGCCCCGCTTGGTTTTTATGTAAGCTATGGTTTGAGTACTGGCAGTATTGGCGGCGTTGAAGCCTACTTTAACAAGATCATGGGCATTGTGATTGGTATATTTTTACACATATCTACCACCATCCTGTTTGAATCGAGTGTTGATCATAAGGTGAGTAAACGCAAAATGATTGCGGTATTGTGCGGAGTAGCGATAGCACTGATTGGTTTTTATACCTCAGGCCATAGTCATCATCACGTCCACTAGCCCCGCATCTTATCCAGCAGGTTATTCAGCTGAATGGCTTCTTCTTCTGTTAAATTGTCTGATACAAAAGCCCAAAGGTTCACTTCAGTTCCGATCTGTTTTAAGAGTGTCAAACCTTTTTCTGTGATCAATATATCCACTGCCCGTTTATCATTCGGGCTGGTGGCTTTTAACACATATCCTTTTTGAACCAGGCGGTCAACAATTCTGGAAGCATCGCACATTTTATCCAGCATCCTTGATTTCAACAGACTAATAGTAGAAGGATTTGGATACTGTCCCCTTAAAATCCTCAATATATTAAACTGCTGGGTAGTAATATCGTAGGCCTCAATCTCCTTTTTTAAATTGTCAATGCACCATCCATAAGTAAACAGTACATTGACTATTGCCTGCTGGTATTCACTCTCAAACTTTGAAGTTTTTGTTTCTTTCTGCAACTGCATCTTTTGTTTCTTTATTTGTCTGCTTCGGGTTTTTCATTCTTTTTTTTCCCAAAGCCCCAGGGACAGCGCTTACATTTATTTTTACAACAATATCCCCGTTTAAGGTGATAAGCTGTGGTAAACACCATCAAACCATCATCGTTAAAATAATAGTCCTCTCCTTCTTTCATCAGTTAAGCAATTTAACGACCAAATTTCCTTCGAAGTGCTTTTTAAGTGCAATGCCACTGCCATGGTTGGTCCATATTTGTGATGGTTTTACCTCTTTTGTGGTTAAAAGAATATCCTTCCAGTCGGCATGATCGGAAATATACAGTTGAATTTCGTTGTTATTTTGCAGGTGTTTCCAACCTGTTGCAAACACCCTGACCACGTTAATTGCCCTAAAATAGCTCTTAAACACCATTGGTGGTACCACATATACCATATTGCTATGGTTATTTTTCATCACCTTACGGTCGTACACCTCGTAACGGCCAAGATTGACGCCCAGCTGCTCGTATATCTTCACAAAAGGCACCATACTGTGGTGGAGCAATATCCTTTTTTCTATACAATGATCATTCATTAAACTAATCAGTCGCTGACATTTGCCCAAAGCATAAGCTCCCAACATGATATTGGTTATGGTACTGTTCAGCTTCAAAATTTCTTCTTCAGCGGTGGGGTGTTGCGTTCCCGGATCGGCAAAGGTAGTTTCTGTAATCAGTACATCTGCCTCTACAAATTCAATGGGCTCACAGGTTTTATCCGGCTGCAGTTTATAATCGCCGGTATACAGGTATTTGATCCCCTTATACTCCATCAAAACCTGGGCAGAGCCCAATATATGTCCCGCAGGAATAAAACTGATCTGCACGCCATTCAACTCGAATGTTTCATGGTAAGGCTTCAGGTAAAACTCTCCTCCGGCAAACTTCCGGTACCTGTGTTTCATAAACAAGGCTGTAGCTTCGGTACAATATACATGCAGGTTACCACCTATAGCGTGGTCGGCATGGGCATGAGAAATTACTGCATTTTTTACAATTTCTTTGGGGTCTAAATAAAAATCTCCGTAACTGCAAAACAGGCCGGTTTTGGTTACGACTATAAAATCATCAAGTATCATTCAGCATTTTTTAGAAACAGTTGATGTAATCTGGTCACCTGAATGATCAGGGATTCTGTTTCATTGTTATTAATTATATGATCGGCCAGTTTTATTTTTTCTTCATCAGACAACTGTTTGTCCATCCTGGCTTTAACCTGCCCGGCAGTTACGCCGTCACGGTCCATCACCCGCTGCAATCTGATTTCCTGGGCTGCAACCACCAGAATATTCTGATCGCACATTTTATAAGATCCGCTTTCAAACAATAAAGCCGCTTCTTTTAAAATATAGGGTGCATTTTGCGGCACCTGCTTTACCCAATTATCGAAGCCCCTGAAAACCGCAGGATGCACCAGTTCATTTAATCTGGCCAGTTGTTCGGCATTGTTAAATACAATGCCGGCAATGTGCTTATTGTTCAATGTACCATCCTGATGATAGCTTTCGGCTCCAAAAGCTTCTTTTACACCATTTACCAAAATCTCATCACTCACCATGATCTGTTTGGCAACTGTATCTGCATAAAAAACAGGAATCCCTAACGTTTCAAACACCTTGCATATAGTGGTCTTACCACTTCCTATACCGCCTGTAATCCCTATCTTTAACATTATTTTTCGATGATAAAATCAACTTTACCGGGGTTAACCTGTATCATTTTACAAAAATCAGGAAAACGCATAATCCTGACCCTTAATTTATTATGATTTAAATTCTTCCATTCGTTCATATCCACCACAGCCTCGATAAATTCTTCATTCACCTGATGGTATTTTGACAGTGCTACCAAAAAGGTGATCTTCACTTTTCTTGGATACAGTTTAACACTGTAATATTCACGGTTATTGATCACCTTAAGCGGAACTTCCAGCACCTTTTCGGTAAACTCGTCAACCGGTACTTTCACTTCTACACTGGCCGGAAAAATGCTGACATTTTTCATCTTGCTTTGCGTCATGGCTACGATGCTTTTAGAAGTGTATTGTACATCATCCAATTTCAACGAGTCCGTTTTCCATTCTTTGATTCTTTCCAACTCCTGTTCGGGCCCCGAAATAGTGACATAATCAGGCGTAATATCTATGGGACCTGATGCATTGTATTGTCGCAGAAAACTCAATTCAGATACCAGCTTCACAGGAACTCTTTTCACCGTTTTTTCAGAAAAATCGAAATACAAGGTATCGGGTTTTACTGAAATGATTTTCTGAGAGGTTTCGAGCTGATTGTTTACATTATACAGCTGTTCAGAAAAAAGGATAAAGTTTCTGTTGTTCAGTTTTTCCAGGCTAATGGAAATAGATTGCGGCTTGATCCGTAACCTTGCAAACAACAATTGCCAGCCACTTCCTTCTACCTGGAGATCGACAGTATCGGACTGCAGGGGATGAAAAGCCTTTTTCTGAGGGATGCTGTTGTATTTTAAAACTGTTTTTACCGTATACGGATATTTATTGTTCAATGCCATAAACAACCAAGCTGCAATTGCGATGAGCAGACAGGTGACCAGCACCAGGAAGCGTTTTCGCTCTATTTTTGTGAGTTTAATAAATGGCATATCTTGAACAAATATACTTAAATGCAAAAGCCGCACCAAACAAGGATGCGGCTTTTGCATTTATGGCTTAATCCATTAAGCTTTAGGCGTTTCTTCGGCTTTAGGCGCAACTGCTTTAGTCGCATCTAAAGAAACTGCAGATTTATCGAAACGGATTTTGGTTCCGCCTTCTACTTCAATTAAGAAAGTGGTTTCGTTCATATCAGCAATACGGCCATGAATACCCGCAGTAGTTACTATTTTATCGCCCTTTTTTAAGCCTTCAACCATTTTTTTCAGGTCTTTTGCTTTTTTAACCTGTGGTCTGATCATAAAAAAGTAGAAAACGACCATGATTAAAACCATTGGTACCAATGTACTCAACATGCTGTTTCCCTGGGCTTGCAAAATTATTGTTGCTATCATATGCTATTGTATAAATGTTGTTAATTTGATTGTTCTTTAACTTCGCCTGTTAAATGTAAACTGGCGATATGTGGTTGTGCATTAGTGGTAACGGTAATCACTTTATCCTGCATACCTGATTTTCCCTGACTATTAAATACCACTTTGATTTCACCTTCCGCTCCGGGTTTGATGGGCTCTTTTGGTACTTCAGGAATAGTACATCCACAAGTTGCTGTTGCATTCAAAATAATGAGCGGGCTTTTGCCGGTATTTTTGAATTTGTAAGCATAAGAAACTTTTTCGCCCTGGGTAATTTTACCAAAGTCATAGTTTCCATTTTCAAAGCTGATTACCGCAGCATCTGCAGCGGCCGGTACCGCAGCGGCTTCTGCTGATGTAGCTTCTGTTGTATTGCCAGTAGTATCAGAGGTTTTTGCTGTGTTTTGGCAAGCTGCAAACGACATTGCTGCCAATGCCAGTACAAAGATTTTCTTCATATTGCTATTCTTCTATTAATCCGCGACCTACTTTATGAATGCTATTTGTTCTTTTCAGGTCGCCTAAAATTTTGTCCAAGATACCGTTAATAAATGAATTACT
Encoded proteins:
- a CDS encoding bifunctional 2-polyprenyl-6-hydroxyphenol methylase/3-demethylubiquinol 3-O-methyltransferase UbiG, which codes for MQRKWFQYWFNSPYYHILYSQRNDAEAEFLIDNLSAYLKPALESRILDIACGRGRHAIYLNKKGYDVTGIDLSEQSIKYAQQFEQKHLHFFVHDMRKLCFINYFDIALNLFTSFGYFETEKDHVNALKSFRKSLKPDGTLVIDYFNTQKIIKNLAHKEIKTVEGIEFHLSKFVANGKIIKHINFEHRDKPFAFEERVQAFELADFERMFAKSGLQITATFGSYGLEEFDETKSDRLILICKKV
- a CDS encoding phosphatase PAP2 family protein — protein: MIESLQQFDVELFLKIHRGMANPFFDWLLPLMRNRYFWAPLYLFILIFCMIEYKKKGAYIIGMLLATFAMGDIIASRLIKPLVGRIRPCNEVSLADLIIHRVPCGSGQSFPSAHATNHFAIAIFLIFVFYDKWKPILPIGLAWAFIISFSQIYVGVHYPIDTMVGAVLGTTIGIFTASIYRKIQPQL
- a CDS encoding ZIP family metal transporter — translated: MEIWKLVILFFSAFLGGTAIFLVKSDKSQLLKLILSFSGAYLFSITVLHLIPEAYSGADHESIGVFILIGFLLQVLLEQFSEGVEHGHIHKHNDSKAFPYGIMISLCLHAFLEGMPLAKDQHNALIYGIALHHIPAAFALASILLQSHFNRNSVIFYISIFAIMAPLGFYVSYGLSTGSIGGVEAYFNKIMGIVIGIFLHISTTILFESSVDHKVSKRKMIAVLCGVAIALIGFYTSGHSHHHVH
- a CDS encoding MarR family winged helix-turn-helix transcriptional regulator, producing the protein MQLQKETKTSKFESEYQQAIVNVLFTYGWCIDNLKKEIEAYDITTQQFNILRILRGQYPNPSTISLLKSRMLDKMCDASRIVDRLVQKGYVLKATSPNDKRAVDILITEKGLTLLKQIGTEVNLWAFVSDNLTEEEAIQLNNLLDKMRG
- a CDS encoding DUF5522 domain-containing protein; the encoded protein is MKEGEDYYFNDDGLMVFTTAYHLKRGYCCKNKCKRCPWGFGKKKNEKPEADK
- a CDS encoding exonuclease, translated to MILDDFIVVTKTGLFCSYGDFYLDPKEIVKNAVISHAHADHAIGGNLHVYCTEATALFMKHRYRKFAGGEFYLKPYHETFELNGVQISFIPAGHILGSAQVLMEYKGIKYLYTGDYKLQPDKTCEPIEFVEADVLITETTFADPGTQHPTAEEEILKLNSTITNIMLGAYALGKCQRLISLMNDHCIEKRILLHHSMVPFVKIYEQLGVNLGRYEVYDRKVMKNNHSNMVYVVPPMVFKSYFRAINVVRVFATGWKHLQNNNEIQLYISDHADWKDILLTTKEVKPSQIWTNHGSGIALKKHFEGNLVVKLLN
- the coaE gene encoding dephospho-CoA kinase (Dephospho-CoA kinase (CoaE) performs the final step in coenzyme A biosynthesis.), producing the protein MLKIGITGGIGSGKTTICKVFETLGIPVFYADTVAKQIMVSDEILVNGVKEAFGAESYHQDGTLNNKHIAGIVFNNAEQLARLNELVHPAVFRGFDNWVKQVPQNAPYILKEAALLFESGSYKMCDQNILVVAAQEIRLQRVMDRDGVTAGQVKARMDKQLSDEEKIKLADHIINNNETESLIIQVTRLHQLFLKNAE
- a CDS encoding YbbR-like domain-containing protein, giving the protein MPFIKLTKIERKRFLVLVTCLLIAIAAWLFMALNNKYPYTVKTVLKYNSIPQKKAFHPLQSDTVDLQVEGSGWQLLFARLRIKPQSISISLEKLNNRNFILFSEQLYNVNNQLETSQKIISVKPDTLYFDFSEKTVKRVPVKLVSELSFLRQYNASGPIDITPDYVTISGPEQELERIKEWKTDSLKLDDVQYTSKSIVAMTQSKMKNVSIFPASVEVKVPVDEFTEKVLEVPLKVINNREYYSVKLYPRKVKITFLVALSKYHQVNEEFIEAVVDMNEWKNLNHNKLRVRIMRFPDFCKMIQVNPGKVDFIIEK
- the yajC gene encoding preprotein translocase subunit YajC, producing the protein MIATIILQAQGNSMLSTLVPMVLIMVVFYFFMIRPQVKKAKDLKKMVEGLKKGDKIVTTAGIHGRIADMNETTFLIEVEGGTKIRFDKSAVSLDATKAVAPKAEETPKA
- a CDS encoding DUF1573 domain-containing protein — translated: MKKIFVLALAAMSFAACQNTAKTSDTTGNTTEATSAEAAAVPAAADAAVISFENGNYDFGKITQGEKVSYAYKFKNTGKSPLIILNATATCGCTIPEVPKEPIKPGAEGEIKVVFNSQGKSGMQDKVITVTTNAQPHIASLHLTGEVKEQSN